One window from the genome of Hyalangium minutum encodes:
- a CDS encoding DoxX family protein, whose translation MPRSKGMVIGFWIATALFCLQIGFTAYAQLQLPQVAEAFTHLGFPAYFRVELSWAKFLGVALLLAPVSARLKEWAYAGFAITLVSALVAHFSVGDGPQAWGWAAATGVLWGLSYFLWRRIQATPASVPGRAAA comes from the coding sequence ATGCCCCGCTCCAAAGGAATGGTCATCGGCTTCTGGATCGCCACCGCGCTCTTCTGCCTGCAGATAGGCTTCACCGCCTATGCGCAGTTGCAACTGCCGCAGGTGGCGGAGGCGTTCACCCACCTCGGCTTCCCCGCATACTTCCGGGTGGAGCTCTCGTGGGCCAAGTTCCTCGGCGTGGCGCTGCTGCTTGCACCAGTGTCGGCGCGGCTCAAGGAGTGGGCCTACGCCGGCTTCGCCATCACCCTCGTCTCCGCGCTCGTTGCCCACTTCTCGGTGGGCGATGGCCCGCAGGCGTGGGGCTGGGCAGCGGCCACCGGCGTGCTCTGGGGGCTCTCGTACTTCCTCTGGCGCCGCATCCAGGCCACGCCGGCGAGCGTGCCTGGCCGCGCGGCCGCCTGA